The following coding sequences lie in one Notolabrus celidotus isolate fNotCel1 chromosome 6, fNotCel1.pri, whole genome shotgun sequence genomic window:
- the LOC117815099 gene encoding vicilin-like seed storage protein At2g18540 produces MFANQNSSLIAQMELVKSFMKLTPEERKKEVRRRMYEELRAVEMERRERAMNQLKMEREEREEQEEMVRRQRKKYLEERKIQEAKQREEEEGKANELKALQKAEQEKLMQVEEEPGKRPRYTTCALKEEQQERQEEAELYRPQRVRDRASHDRLIPDLKAPKHQGKKKTLMNNWVGEPKIDSKPVKEKPDPVNSTIAAKKAPQSEEKKDKQSPKPKEPKQWLPDILKVQYWMGRYQDHKEQKDEKRKQKAEEQYARWTAFKTSRASHAFRQNDSYTGGFAANRNSILKSVF; encoded by the exons ATGTTTGCAAACCAAAACAGTTCCCTCATCGCTCAAATGGAGCTTGTTAAGAGCTTCATGAAACTGActccagaggagaggaagaaggaggtcAGGAGAAGGATGTATGAGGAGCTGAGAGCTGTGGAGATGGAGCGCAGAGAGCGCGCCATGAACCAGCTCAAGatggaaagagaggaaagagaagaacagGAAGAAATGGtgagaagacagagaaaaaagtaTCTGGAAGAGAGGAAGATACAGGAGgccaaacagagagaggaggaggagggaaaggcCAATGAACTGAAGGCCCTGCAGAAAGCAGAACAAGAGAAGCTGATGCAGGTAGAGGAGGAGCCAGGCAAAAGGCCCAGGTACACAACCTGTGCTCTGAAAGAGGAGCAAcaggagaggcaggaggaggctGAGCTTTACCGCCCACAGAGGGTGAGAGACAGAGCCAGCCATGATCGCCTGATCCCTGACCTGAAGGCTCCCAAACATCAGGGTAAAAAGAAAACCCTGATGAATAACTGGGTTGGAGAGCCAAAGATAGACAGCAAGCCTGTCAAAGAGAAGCCCGACCCAGTCAACTCCACCATTGCTGCAAAGAAGGCCCCGCAGTCTGAag aaaaaaaagacaagcaatCACCCAAACCTAAAGAGCCCAAGCAGTGGCTGCCAGACATACTGAAGGTCCAGTACTGGATGGGCAGATACCAGGACCATAAAGAGCAAAAGGATgagaagaggaagcagaaggCTGAGGAGCAGTATGCTCGATGGACTGCCTTCAAAACGAGCAGAGCCAGCCATGCTTTTCGGCAGAATGACTCCTACACTGGAGGATTTGCTGCAAACCGAAACAGCATCCttaaatctgtattttaa